The Longimicrobiaceae bacterium genome has a window encoding:
- a CDS encoding zinc-dependent alcohol dehydrogenase, translating to MKAICWHGKEDMRCDNVPDPSIVDQTDAIVRITSTAICGSDLHLYDGFVPTMEAGDIVGHEPMGIVEEVGRDVKRLKKGDRVVVPFTISCGTCWFCEKTLYSLCDRSNRNPEIAAGMMGHSPAGLFGYSHMLGGFAGGQAQYLRVPFADVGPLRVESDLADEQVLFLSDIFPTGYMAAENAQIEPGDTVAVWGCGPVGQFTIQSAWMLGAGRVIAIDRVPERLQMARTHGRAEIIDAANESVSARLLEMTGGRGPDRCIDAVGCEAHGAGSVDAVYDKVKTALMMETDRAHVIRECIMVCRKGGTVSIPGVYVGMVDKFPLGAAMNKGLTFKMGQTHVQRYLEPLLKRVETGEIDPSFVVTHTVPIEKAPEMYKTFRDKKDGCIKVVLKPWN from the coding sequence ATGAAGGCAATCTGCTGGCACGGCAAGGAAGACATGCGGTGCGACAACGTGCCGGACCCGTCCATCGTGGACCAGACCGACGCGATCGTCCGCATCACCTCCACCGCCATCTGCGGCTCGGACCTGCACCTGTACGACGGCTTCGTGCCCACCATGGAGGCGGGCGACATCGTGGGCCACGAGCCCATGGGCATCGTGGAGGAGGTGGGCCGCGACGTGAAGCGGCTGAAGAAGGGCGACCGCGTGGTGGTGCCGTTCACCATCTCGTGCGGCACCTGCTGGTTCTGCGAGAAGACGCTGTATTCGCTGTGCGACCGCTCCAACCGCAACCCCGAGATCGCCGCGGGGATGATGGGGCACTCGCCCGCGGGCCTGTTCGGCTACTCGCACATGCTGGGCGGCTTCGCGGGCGGCCAGGCGCAGTACCTGCGCGTGCCCTTCGCCGACGTGGGCCCGCTGCGCGTGGAATCGGACCTGGCAGACGAGCAGGTCCTCTTCCTCTCCGACATCTTCCCCACCGGCTACATGGCGGCGGAGAACGCCCAGATCGAGCCGGGCGACACGGTGGCGGTCTGGGGATGCGGGCCCGTGGGCCAGTTCACCATCCAGAGCGCATGGATGCTGGGCGCCGGCCGCGTGATCGCCATCGACCGCGTCCCCGAGCGGCTGCAGATGGCGCGCACGCACGGCCGCGCGGAGATCATCGACGCCGCGAACGAGTCCGTGTCGGCGCGGCTTCTGGAGATGACGGGCGGGCGCGGGCCGGACCGCTGCATCGACGCGGTGGGCTGCGAGGCGCACGGCGCGGGCAGCGTGGACGCGGTCTACGACAAGGTCAAGACGGCGCTGATGATGGAGACCGACCGCGCGCACGTGATCCGCGAGTGCATCATGGTGTGCCGCAAGGGCGGCACCGTCTCCATACCCGGCGTTTACGTGGGCATGGTCGACAAGTTCCCGCTGGGCGCCGCCATGAACAAGGGCCTGACCTTCAAGATGGGCCAGACCCACGTGCAGCGTTACCTGGAGCCGCTGCTCAAGCGCGTGGAGACCGGCGAGATCGACCCGTCGTTCGTGGTCACGCATACGGTGCCCATCGAGAAGGCCCCGGAGATGTACAAGACCTTCCGCGACAAGAAGGACGGCTGCATCAAGGTCGTCCTCAAGCCCTGGAACTGA